Proteins co-encoded in one Arachis hypogaea cultivar Tifrunner chromosome 13, arahy.Tifrunner.gnm2.J5K5, whole genome shotgun sequence genomic window:
- the LOC112734214 gene encoding zinc finger BED domain-containing protein RICESLEEPER 2-like, whose amino-acid sequence MEDWNLHPLKGEHLHVKCCTHILNLVVNDGLKEMHESISKIRNAIRYVRASPSHMNRFKNFIKEARIQDKCTVQLDVPTRWNSTYTMLESGLKFQKAFKRLGERDIEYALMQGGIPRNIDWDNAKHFIEFLKIFHDVTNSVSGSLLVTSSQYFHEFCKILRVFKESCGSRDPLLGSMAERMKLKYDKYWGNIKNINMMIFIDVVLDPRYKLEFMNFSFEKLYDKDDADFLGVKVKETFPKMFECYVNANNGGRYFTSATMDGASDVRVPDGDMAGDFFKQVNSSKYPILSQIARDVLAMLVSTVASESAFSTGGRVLNNYRSSLTPKTVEALICT is encoded by the exons ATGGAGGATTGGAATTTACATCCTTTGAAAGGAGAGCATTTACATGTTAAGTGTTGTACACATATTCTTAATCTTGTTGTTAATGATGGATTGAAAGAGATGCATGAATCTATTAGCAAGATAAGGAATGCTATTAGATATGTGCGTGCTTCCCCTAGTCACAtgaataggttcaaaaatttcaTTAAGGAAGCTAGGATACAAGACAAGTGTACTGTTCAACTTGATGTTCCCACTAGATGGAACTCTACATACACCATGCTTGAAAGTGGTTTGAAGTTTCAAAAGGCATTCAAGAGGCTAGGGGAGAGAGATATAGAATATGCTCTAATGCAAGGTGGGATTCCGAGGAATATTGATTGGGACAATGCAAAACACTTTAtagaattcttgaaaatttttcatgaTGTTACAAATAGTGTGTCTGGTAGTTTACTTGTaacttcttctcaatattttcatgagttttgtAAGATCTTGCGAGTGTTCAAGGAATCTTGTGGTAGTCGAGATCCATTACTTGGGAGTATGGCTGAGAGGATGAAGCTTAAGTATGACAAGTACTGgggtaacataaaaaatattaatatgatGATTTTTATTGATGTGGTTCTTGATCCTAGATACAAGTTGGAGTTTATGAACTTTAGCTTTGAAAAGCTATATGATAAGGATGATGCTGATTTTTTGGGTGTAAAAGTGAAAGAGACCTTCCCCAAGATGTTTGAATGCTATGTGAATGCAAATAATGGGGGTAGATATTTTACTTCAGCAACAATGGATGGTGCATCAGATGTGAGAGTACCTGATGGCGACATGGCTGGTGATTTTTTCAAGCAG GTAAATTCTAGCAAGTATCCTATCTTATCCCAAATAGCTAGAGATGTCTTAGCAATGCTGGTCTCGACTGTTGCTTCAGAATCCGCTTTTAGCACTGGTGGAAGAGTGCTTAACAACTATAGGAGTTCTTTAACTCCAAAGACAGTTGAGGCATTGATATGCACATAA